Part of the Sphingobacterium sp. LZ7M1 genome, CTAAACGCAACAATTTCATACTTTTGCAAAACTTCTTAACCATCATTTCTGTTATCTTGGTTAAGCTTCCTGTCGATAAACTTGAAAGACAGGCTTTTATATGTTATGGTGGAAAATCTTAGACTTTTTGATCTTGCCTTAAGGCAGGTAAACCTTTTTCCGGACCTCAATATGTTCGCGCATAAAAAAGAGGGGGAATGGAAAACCTTGACTTCTGTAGAATTCTTGGAACAGGTGAACGCGATCTCCAAAGGATTGCTTGAACTTGGTGTTAAACCAAACGACAAAGTTGGATTGATTGCTGATAGTAGCATTGAATGGCATATTGTCGATTTCGCTATCCAACAGATCGGAGCTGTTGTCGTTGCCATCTATCCAAATATCAGTGATTCCGATTATCAGTTCATTTTCAATGATGCTGAAATTAAGCTCTGCATCGTTAGCAATAAAAGCTTATTCCATAGATTGACCCAACTAAATGACTCTATCTATACCCTAAAGTATATTTTCTGCATTGAAAAAAATGAAAATGTACGCAATTGGGATGAATTGAGGACCGTTGGTGCCCATATTCCCGATTCTAAAATTGAAGAACTTAGAGCAAATATCAAACATACCGACTTAGCTACGCTAATCTATACTTCAGGCACCACAGGAAAGCCGAAAGGGGTCATGTTGACCCATCATAACATTATTTCCAATGTGGAAGCAGCAAGAGAGATTACACCTTGTAAGGCCTACGACAGGGCATTGACTTTCCTTCCACCTTGCCATGCCTATGAAAGAATGGTCATCTATACTTATCTGTACATTGGGATCACGGTACATATCGCCGAATCCTTGGACAAAATCGGTCAGAATATCAATGAAGTAAAACCTCATATCATGACTGCCGTTCCGAGGATCTTGGAAAAGGTCTACGAAAAGATCATGAAAACAGGTATGGAACTGACCGGTATGAAGCGCAAGATCTTTGACTGGGCTGTTGAAGTGGCTGAACAATTCGACCCAAATCCAGAAAAAAGGAGTTTCGGCTACAACATCAAGCTAAAGTTGGCAAAAAAACTGGTCCTAGATAAGTGGTACCAAGCATTAGGTGGAGAGTTAAAAACGGTTGCTTCGGGAAGTGCATCGCTACAGGCCAAACTTGCCCGAGTATTCCTCGCTGCGGGAATCCCGCTCTACGAAGGATACGGCATGACTGAAGCTTCCCCCTTGATCTCTGTAAACCATTACCTCAAAGGAATCCGTATCGGAACCGTGGGATTAGCTGTAAAATATGTGGAAATTAAATTGGCGGATGATGGAGAGATCTTGGTCAAAGGTCCCAATGTGATGCAAGGCTATTATAAGAACAGGGAAGAAACGGATAAAACCATTATCGATGGTTGGTTGCATACAGGTGATATTGGCGTTTGGGAAGATGAGGTTTTCTTGAAAATCATCGACCGTAAAAAGGAGATGTTCAAGATTTCTGGAGGTAAGTATGTGGTGCCACAACCTATCGAGAAGAAATTATTGGAATCCAATTACATCGAACAGGCGATGGTGATCGGTGATGGTCAGAAGTTTGCTTCTGCCTTTATTGTGCCTAACTATGCCCACCTACAAGATTGGTCCCGAAATGAAGCTCCTGAATTAAAAGGAATGCCCAAAGACCAGTTCCTGACTGAAACAAAAGTAGTCCGTAAAATCAATAAAGAAGTTCAATTGGCCAACCAACATTTTGGGAACTGGGAACAGATCAAAAAACCGATCATCCTCTCGGATGAGTTCACCATTGAAAACGGAGAACTGACCCCTACCCTTAAAATGAAACGTAAGGTCATTCTGGAAAAATACAAAAAGGAATTTGAGGAATTGTACCATTTGGCAGATTAATAAAATGGTTACTATTTCTTAACATACATCAATCAAGATTTAAATGGATAGGATTAATTTTACCAAAGATTACAAACTATCCATTTAAATTTTTGTTGATTCGGTATGAAAGATAAATTTATCAACCTCCCATTAATTAAGAACGAAGAAAAAAGCAGATTTGAATTAGATGTCGATGGCCATATAACTTTCATTGACTACAAAGAAACAAGCAGTACCGTTGCCCTGATCCATACCGAAGCTCCTTCTGAATTGGCAGGAAG contains:
- a CDS encoding long-chain fatty acid--CoA ligase; translated protein: MVENLRLFDLALRQVNLFPDLNMFAHKKEGEWKTLTSVEFLEQVNAISKGLLELGVKPNDKVGLIADSSIEWHIVDFAIQQIGAVVVAIYPNISDSDYQFIFNDAEIKLCIVSNKSLFHRLTQLNDSIYTLKYIFCIEKNENVRNWDELRTVGAHIPDSKIEELRANIKHTDLATLIYTSGTTGKPKGVMLTHHNIISNVEAAREITPCKAYDRALTFLPPCHAYERMVIYTYLYIGITVHIAESLDKIGQNINEVKPHIMTAVPRILEKVYEKIMKTGMELTGMKRKIFDWAVEVAEQFDPNPEKRSFGYNIKLKLAKKLVLDKWYQALGGELKTVASGSASLQAKLARVFLAAGIPLYEGYGMTEASPLISVNHYLKGIRIGTVGLAVKYVEIKLADDGEILVKGPNVMQGYYKNREETDKTIIDGWLHTGDIGVWEDEVFLKIIDRKKEMFKISGGKYVVPQPIEKKLLESNYIEQAMVIGDGQKFASAFIVPNYAHLQDWSRNEAPELKGMPKDQFLTETKVVRKINKEVQLANQHFGNWEQIKKPIILSDEFTIENGELTPTLKMKRKVILEKYKKEFEELYHLAD
- a CDS encoding GNAT family N-acetyltransferase, producing MKDKFINLPLIKNEEKSRFELDVDGHITFIDYKETSSTVALIHTEAPSELAGSGAAAAIVEKTLQHIKDAGKTVSPYCPYVFAFIKKHPEWKELVSPRFPKFNEL